CAGGTCCGCCCGCACCGCCCAGGCATCCTCGTTGTGGGAGCGGCGTCCCACGTGCGTCCATCCCGCGCTGTCGATTCGCATCGGCTGTTCCTCCTGGCCCCCGACAGGAGCAAGGGGGAGGCCGACGCCAACCCCGCGAAAAGACAGGACATCCTGGGGTCCGCACACTCCAGGGGCCCGGCCGGGGCGTCCACGCGGTGGGGACTCCAGACCCCAATCCGTTAGCGTGGCCCTCCATGGCCCAACCTCCCGCCTATCTCATCCGCACCGAGCGACTCGCCCTCCGCTGTCCCTCGCCGGAGCTGGCCGCCCTCCGTCAGGCCGCCGTCGAGGCCAGCCGCGAGGCGCTCCTCCCGTGGTTCACCTGGGCGAAGGACGAGCCCCGTCCCGTGGCCGAGCACGTCCAGGTGCTGCGCCGCCTGCGCGGCAGGTTCGACCTGGACGAGGACCGCATCTACTCGGTGCTCGATGCCGACGAGCGGGAGTTTCTCGGCGAGCTGGCGCTCTTCAAGCGCGCGGGAGAAGGCGCTCGGGAGCTGGGGTACTGGGTGAGCTCGCGGCACGCGGGAAAGGGAGTGGCCACCGAGATGCTCTCGGTGCTGAGCCGGCTGGCCTTCGAGGTGGATGGATTGAAGCGCCTGGACATCCAGGTGGCGGTGGGCAACGAGCCCAGTGCCGCGGTGGCACGCAAGCTGGGCTTCACGCTGGAGGGGACGCTGCGGCAGCGGCCCCGGAACGATGGGGGTCCCCCGGAGGACACGTGGCTCTTCACCCTGCTGGCCAGCGAGTACCCCACGAGCCCCGCCGCGCGCATGCCCGTGAAGGCCTACGACATCACGGGCGCGCTCCTCTTCGAGTCCGGCCGCCCGTAGGCCCTACACGGACGGCGCCTTCGGGGGCAGCGCGAGCGGCCAGAGCCGGGCCAGGTCCGCCCGCAGCGCTGCGGCGCTCGGGTACCGGTCGTCCGGCTTCTTCTGCATCAGCTTCAACACCATGCGCTCGAAGGGCTCGGGCAGGCCCGGGCTGAGCGTGCGCGGCGGCGTGGGCGGCTGCTGCACGTGCAGAATCATGAGCGGCACCGGCTGCGGGTGGCGGAAGGGCAGCTGCCCCGTGAGCACCTCGTAGGCCACCACCCCCAGCGAGTAGAGGTCCGTCGCGGGCGACACCGCGAACGCACCGGAGATCTGCTCGGGAGCCATGTACTCGGGAGTACCGAGCACCGCGCCCTGCGCCGTCACGCCCGCCACGTGCGCGCTCTTGGCGAGCCCGAAATCCATCAGCTTGAGCACGCCCGGCTTCGTGACGAAGAGGTTGCCCGGCTTCACGTCGCGGTGCAGCACGCCACGCCCATGGGCATGCTCCAGCGCGGCCGCCGCGTGCGTGAGCCACCGCAGCGCCTCCGCCAGCGTCGGACGGGGGCCCAGGAGGCGGTGCTTGAGATCCTGCCCCACCAGCAGCTCCGTGGTGAGGAAGTGCCGCTCCCCATCCGTCCCCACGTCATGGACACGCACGATGTTGGGATGCTCCAGCCCCCGCGCGTGCTCCACCTCCTGGCGGAAGCGGGCGATCTGCGAGGCATCCGCGCTCGGCAAGGCGAGCACCTTGAGGGCCAGGTGCTCACCGGTGGTGAGGTCCGTCACCTCGTGCACCATGGCGCTGCCGCCGGAGCCCAGCCAGCGCTCCACCCGGTAGCGCTCGGCCACCACCTGCCCCGGGATGAGCCCCCGCACCGAGACGGGGTGGGTGCCAGAATGAGGATGATCGCTGCTCCCCAGCAGCAGCGTGCGCGCCGGGCCGCTCCCGCGCGAACGGGGCACGGCGGCCTGGGCCTGGACCGGTGCCGGCACCGCGCTCTCCTCGGGGTTGAGATACGCCACCCCGCTGTCGTGCTCCTCGTCCGTCACGGCAGCACCCCTCCCTCTCCCATGGCGTCAGCCGACGAGCAGCGACACGTTCGAGGCCACGCCATTGCCCTCGATGTCCAGGTGCGGCGTGGGCAGGTTGTACTCGGCCGCGGCCGTGGTGGCCTCCATCATGATGGGGCCGGAGATCTCCGGCGGCTCGCCGTGGCACAGCAGCGCCACCACGTGCTCCACCGTCCACCGCCCCAGCCGCTGGATGGACACCTGGCCGTTCTGCATCCGGGCCGTCTCCGCCAGCTCCGTGCTGCCCAGCAGCTTCTCGTCCACCGAGCCACCCAGGTAGCCACGCGCCAGCGTCAGCACCCGCTCCAGCACCGCGTTCCACGCCTGCAGGTGCGAGCGGTCCTGGGCCTCGTCCATGATGTCCAGGCCCACCGGCAGCTTCTCCATCCGGTCCATGAACGTCTGGATGAGCGGCCCGCGGATGAGGCGCCCGTGCTGCGGCGCGATGATCTCCACCGCCGGCTCCAGCTGGCGGATGGTGGCCACCACGCGCTGCAGCGCCAGGTTCACCGGCATGTAGATTTGATGGAAGGCGCGGATGCCATTCCAGTCGGACTCATCCGCCCACAGGCCCTGCGCATTGACGTCCGTGACGCCGCCGAACAGGTCGCCCGTGAAGAGCACGCGCGTCTCCGGATCGTAGAGCATCACCGCGCCGCGGAAGTGGCAGAAGGGCGAGGGCACCGG
This is a stretch of genomic DNA from Archangium violaceum. It encodes these proteins:
- a CDS encoding GNAT family N-acetyltransferase; this translates as MAQPPAYLIRTERLALRCPSPELAALRQAAVEASREALLPWFTWAKDEPRPVAEHVQVLRRLRGRFDLDEDRIYSVLDADEREFLGELALFKRAGEGARELGYWVSSRHAGKGVATEMLSVLSRLAFEVDGLKRLDIQVAVGNEPSAAVARKLGFTLEGTLRQRPRNDGGPPEDTWLFTLLASEYPTSPAARMPVKAYDITGALLFESGRP
- a CDS encoding serine/threonine-protein kinase yields the protein MTDEEHDSGVAYLNPEESAVPAPVQAQAAVPRSRGSGPARTLLLGSSDHPHSGTHPVSVRGLIPGQVVAERYRVERWLGSGGSAMVHEVTDLTTGEHLALKVLALPSADASQIARFRQEVEHARGLEHPNIVRVHDVGTDGERHFLTTELLVGQDLKHRLLGPRPTLAEALRWLTHAAAALEHAHGRGVLHRDVKPGNLFVTKPGVLKLMDFGLAKSAHVAGVTAQGAVLGTPEYMAPEQISGAFAVSPATDLYSLGVVAYEVLTGQLPFRHPQPVPLMILHVQQPPTPPRTLSPGLPEPFERMVLKLMQKKPDDRYPSAAALRADLARLWPLALPPKAPSV
- a CDS encoding MBL fold metallo-hydrolase, whose amino-acid sequence is MSSSQAFPNRNTPPSNVRPSDSQANDLRLVPVEIAPDTFWVGKREPGNIFYANPYLRRFRGTDPKTGRPNEFNLLIDPGSSSDFAQVSTKVTSLIGGLDRLSAVFINHQDPDVGSSASIISARYAPKAGILCSEDTWRLIVHQNLPRGRFIATEKFSHGLNVPTGHRLLPVPSPFCHFRGAVMLYDPETRVLFTGDLFGGVTDVNAQGLWADESDWNGIRAFHQIYMPVNLALQRVVATIRQLEPAVEIIAPQHGRLIRGPLIQTFMDRMEKLPVGLDIMDEAQDRSHLQAWNAVLERVLTLARGYLGGSVDEKLLGSTELAETARMQNGQVSIQRLGRWTVEHVVALLCHGEPPEISGPIMMEATTAAAEYNLPTPHLDIEGNGVASNVSLLVG